Genomic DNA from Streptomyces sp. GS7:
GTCGGCGAAGACGTCGCAGATCTCGTCCAGGCCCTGGGAGCGGATCGGCACGGGCGTCGCGGCGAGGGTGTCGAGTGCCAGGGGGAACACGTCGGCGAAGGCGGTGGGTTGGAGGTGCAGGGTCAGCGCGCCGGCCCGGAGGCGGCTCATGTCGAGGAGGTTGTCCACCAGGCGGTTGAGCTCGATCAGCGACTCCTCGGCCGTGGCGAGCAGTTCCCCGCGCTCGTCCGCGGTGAACTCCACCTCCGTGCTGCGCAGCGAGCTGACGGCGGCCCGTCCGCTGGCCAGGGGGGTGCGCAGGTCGTGGCTGACGGCGGCGAGCAGCGCGGTGCGCATCCGGTCGGCGGCCTTCACGGGTTCGACCTCGGCGGCGGCTTCGGTGAGGCGGGCGTGGTCCAGGGCGGCGGCGAGGTGGGCGGCGAAGGCGGTCAGCACCCGGTGTTCGGAGGCGGGCAGGGTGCGGCCCCGGAGGACGAGGAGGCGGTCCGGTCCGGCGGGTACCTTCACGGTGCCCTCGACGTCGTCCGGTGCCTCGGTCTCCTGGTCGACGCGCGGGACGAGTTCGGCGGACTCCATGCCGAAGGTCTCGCGGGTGTGCTCCAGCAGCCGGGAGACCGCCTGGTCGCCGCGCAGGATGTTGCCGGCCATGGAGGACAGCGTCTCGGCCTCGGCGGTGGCGCTGGCCGCGCGCCGGGAGAGCCGCAGCGAGCGATCGACGATGGCGGCGACGGTGACGGCGACGCCCGCGAAGACCACGAGGGCCAGGGCGTTGTTGGGTTGCGTGATGGTGAACTCGCGGACGGGCGGGATGAAGTAGTAGTTCAGCAGCAGCGAGGCGGTGAGCGAGGCGAGCAGCGCGGAGACCACCCCGCCGAAGCAGGCCACACCGACCACGGTGACCAGGTAGAGCAGCGCCTCGCTGGTCAGGTTGAGGGTGCCGCGGGTGTTGGCGAGGGCGGCGGTGAGCAGGAGCGGGAGCAGCAGGCCGGCCACCGGGCCGGCGGTCCGGCGCGAGCGGGGCAGCAGCCGGCCGGGGATCGGCAGCCGGCGGCCGCGGCCGGAGCGTTCGTGGGTGACCATGTGGACGTCGATGTCACCGGACAGCTCGACGGTGGTCTCCCCGATGCCGTGGGACGCCAGCAGCCGGGAGAACCAGCCGCGGCGGCTGGTGCCCAGGACCAGCTGGGTGGCGTTCTCGGCGCGTGCGAAGTCCAGCAGGGCGGTGGGCACATGATCGCCGACGACGGAGTGGTAGGTGCCGCCGAGGCTTTCGACGAGGGCGCGCTGCCTGGCGAGCGCGGCGGGTGAGGCGTCGGCGAGTCCGTCGCTGCGGGCGACGTGCACGGCGAGCAGATCGCCGCCGGAGGAGCGGTCCGCGATGCGTTCGGCGCGGCGGATCAGGGTGGTGCCCTCGGGGCCTCCGGTGAGCGCGACCACGACGCGTTCGCGGGTCTCCCACACGGTGCCGATGCCGTGCTCGGAGCGGTACTTCTGGAGGGTCTCGTCCACCCGGCCGGCGACCCACAGCAGGGCCAGCTCCCGCAGGGCGGTCAGGTTGCCGACGCGGAAGTAGTGCGAGAGGGCGGCGTCGATCTTCTCCGGCTGGTAGACGTTGCCGTGCGCCATCCGCCGGCGCAGCGCCTCGGCGGGCATGTCGACGAGTTCGATCTGGTGGGCGCGGCGGACCACTTCGTCGGGTACGGTCTCCCGCTGCGGGACCCCGGTGATCTTCTCCACGACGTCGTTGAGCGATTCCAGATGCTGGACGTTGACGGTGGTGACGACGTCGACCCCGGCGGCCAGCAGCTCTTCGACGTCCTGCCACCGCTTGGCGTTCCGTCCGCCGGGGATGTTGGTGTGCGGCAGCTCGTCGACGAGGGCGACCGCGGGGCGGCGGGCGAGAACCGCGTCCAGGTCGAGTTCACCGAAGACCGCGCCGCGGTAGGGGCGTTGCAGCCGCGGGAGGACCTCCAGTCCGTCGAGCATCTCCTCGGTGTGCGGCCGGGAGTGGCACTCGGCGTAGGCCACCACGACGTCGGTGCCGCGGCGGGCGCGCCGGCGGCCCTCGTCGAGCATCCGGTAGGTCTTGCCGACCCCGGGCGCCGCGCCGAGGAACACCTTGAGTCTCCCCGGCCGGACGCCCGGTGGGTCCGCCGCGACAGCACTCGACGCCACCGAAGGCCCCTCCCTCACCGTTCTGCAGGGGGCCATGGTCACACCGGCCGGCCCGGGCCGTGCGGAAACGCCGGGACATTGACGTTTCCCTGACCCGGGATCGCGGCCGCGACCCTGACCTGAATGTACGGAATGCGGCCGGTCCCGGCCCTGATCAGTCGGTTTTCCGCCGCCGCGGCGCTGCCCCGGCGGCGCTCGGCCGATAGGGTGACCGCGGAGCGCCGGGAAGTCTGGTCGGCACAGAGAACAGCCTGCGGTTTTCCGGTGGTCGAGGGGGCGCTCCGTGCACAGTGTCGCTACCGTGCTCTTCCTGGTGGTGCTCGCGACGGCGGTGGCCACCGGCGCCCGGCGCTGGCGCATCCCCGCCCCGTCGCTGCTGGTGGTGGCCGGCCTGGTGGTGGGCACGCTGCCCGGGGTGCCCGACGTCCATGTGACGCCCGAGGTGATCGGGACGGTGGTGCTGCCGCCGCTGTTGTACGCGTCGGCGGAGGAGTTGTCCGGGCGGGATCTGAAGGCCGTGTGGCGGCCGGTGACGGTGCTCGCCGTCGGGCTGGTGCTGTTCTCCGCGGCGGCGGTGGCGGCGGTGGCCTCGCTGCTGACGCCGCTCCCCCTGAGTGGCGCGTTCGTCCTCGGTGCGGTGCTGGCGAGCACCGATCCGGTGGCGGTGACCGCGCTGGGCCGGCGGCTGGCGCTGCCGCCCCGTATACAGGTGCTGGTGCAGGCCGAGAGCCTGTTCAACGACGCCACGTCGCTGGTGCTGTTCCGCGTGGCGGTGTCGGTCGCCGCGGCGTCGGGTGTGGTGACCTGGCAGGCGGCCGGCGGGCAGTTCCTGACACTGGCGGGCGGCGGCGGGCTGGTGGGGCTGGCGGTCGCCGGGGCGGTGGCGCTGATCCGGCGGCGCACCGTGGACCCGGTCCTGGAGACCGTGATCGCCCTGGTCACCCCGTACGCG
This window encodes:
- a CDS encoding sensor histidine kinase; the protein is MAPCRTVREGPSVASSAVAADPPGVRPGRLKVFLGAAPGVGKTYRMLDEGRRRARRGTDVVVAYAECHSRPHTEEMLDGLEVLPRLQRPYRGAVFGELDLDAVLARRPAVALVDELPHTNIPGGRNAKRWQDVEELLAAGVDVVTTVNVQHLESLNDVVEKITGVPQRETVPDEVVRRAHQIELVDMPAEALRRRMAHGNVYQPEKIDAALSHYFRVGNLTALRELALLWVAGRVDETLQKYRSEHGIGTVWETRERVVVALTGGPEGTTLIRRAERIADRSSGGDLLAVHVARSDGLADASPAALARQRALVESLGGTYHSVVGDHVPTALLDFARAENATQLVLGTSRRGWFSRLLASHGIGETTVELSGDIDVHMVTHERSGRGRRLPIPGRLLPRSRRTAGPVAGLLLPLLLTAALANTRGTLNLTSEALLYLVTVVGVACFGGVVSALLASLTASLLLNYYFIPPVREFTITQPNNALALVVFAGVAVTVAAIVDRSLRLSRRAASATAEAETLSSMAGNILRGDQAVSRLLEHTRETFGMESAELVPRVDQETEAPDDVEGTVKVPAGPDRLLVLRGRTLPASEHRVLTAFAAHLAAALDHARLTEAAAEVEPVKAADRMRTALLAAVSHDLRTPLASGRAAVSSLRSTEVEFTADERGELLATAEESLIELNRLVDNLLDMSRLRAGALTLHLQPTAFADVFPLALDTLAATPVPIRSQGLDEICDVFADPPLLERVIANLVTNAVRHSTDGQSVLITASSLGPWVELRVVDRGPGLQPGDRDRIFVPFQRLGDNDNTSGLGLGLALSRGLTEAMGGTLTPEDTPGGGLTMVLSLRAARPADTPDGAAWLSER